The following are encoded together in the Lathyrus oleraceus cultivar Zhongwan6 chromosome 3, CAAS_Psat_ZW6_1.0, whole genome shotgun sequence genome:
- the LOC127129428 gene encoding uncharacterized protein LOC127129428, with the protein MACTEAQKVQFGKHILTEEVDDRWGNTRQRLEAAGNEITWVVFKGEFLDKFFPEDVRGKKEIEFLELKQGNSTVAEYAAKFEELMKLCSHYNDAVVVVSKCIKLENGLRSKIKQGISYQQTRRFPKLVNKCIIYDEDADKRKQGISYDRRPSVGDDPAHIKCYSTTCQKPKKSQTGGKVFVLAGSQPNSSIRLIRGTCYIHDISLIAIIDTGATRSFISANCVRKVGRVLSTLNGGLVIDTSTNGSVTTCLVCLNYPLSIYGKDFGINLIFLPLEDMDVIMGMKWLEFNHVYVNYYNKTLRFLASEDKQEDDFISAKELKELLKDEATT; encoded by the exons ATGGCATGTACTGAGGCACAAAAAGTGCAGTTCGGTAAGCATATATTAACTGAGGAAGTTGATGATCGGTGGGGTAACACTCGCCAGAGATTGGAAGCTGCGGGTAATGAAATTACATGGGTTGTGTTCAAAGGAGAGTTTCTGGACAAGTTTTTTCCAGAAGATGTACGTGGTAAGAAAGAGATTGAGTTTCTGGAATTAAAACAAGGGAACTCAACTGTTGCTGAATATGCTGCTAAGTTCGAGGAACTTATGAAACTCTGTTCACACTACAATGATGCAGTTGTAGTGGTTTCCAAATGTATCAAGCTTGAGAATGGGTTGCGTTCTAAGATCAAGCAGGGCATCAGTTATCAACAGACTCGTCGGTTTCCTAAACTGGTGAACAAATGCATAATATATGATGAGGACG CTGACAAACGGAAACAGGGAATTTCATATGATAGAAGGCCAAGTGTGGGAGATGATCCTGCTCATATCAAGTGTTATAG CACCACTTGTCAGAAaccaaagaaatctcagactggaGGGAAGGTGTTTGTGTTGGCTGGATCTCAGCCTAACAGTTCTATCAGGTTGATTAGAGGTACATGTTATATTCACGATATTTCTTTGATTGCTATTATTGATACGGGTGCAACACGCTCGTTTATTTCTGCTAATTGTGTACGAAAAGTGGGTCGTGTTTTGTCTACTCTGAATGGTGGACTAGTTATTGACACTTCAACTAATGGGTCGGTGACTACTTGTTTGGTATGTCTGAATTATCCTTTGTCCATCTATGGCAAGGACTTTGGTATTAATTTAATTTTCTTACCACTGGAAGATATGGATGTAATTATGGGAATGAAATGGTTGGAGTTCAACCATGTTTATGTCAATTATTACAACAAAACTTTACGGTTTCTTGCTTCTGAAGATAAACAAGAAGATGATTTTATATCTGCTAAAGAATTGAAGGAATTGTTGAAAGATGAAGCTACAACATAA